One Carassius gibelio isolate Cgi1373 ecotype wild population from Czech Republic chromosome A20, carGib1.2-hapl.c, whole genome shotgun sequence DNA segment encodes these proteins:
- the rps29 gene encoding 40S ribosomal protein S29, with product MGHQQLYWSHPRKYGQGSRSCRVCSNRHGLIRKYGLNMCRQCFRQYAKDIGFVKLD from the exons ATGGGCCATCAGCAGCTCTACTGGAGTCACCCGAGAAAATACGGCCAGGGATCCCGATCCTG CCGGGTTTGCTCAAACAGACACGGTCTGATCCGTAAGTACGGACTGAACATGTGCCGCCAGTGCTTCAGACAGTACGCTAAAGATATCGGCTTCGTCAAG CTGGATTAA